From the genome of Segatella hominis, one region includes:
- a CDS encoding sodium ion-translocating decarboxylase subunit beta, which translates to MDFIIQNFHEFLTYTGFANATAGNLIMILVGAIFIWLAIKKDFEPLLLVPIGLGIILGNIPFRADAGLEIGLYEDNSVLNIFYQGVKQGWYPPLVFLGIGAMTDFSALISNPKLILIGAAAQFGIFGAYMIALALGFEPNQAAGIAIIGGADGPTAIFLSSKLSPNLMGAIAVCAYSYMALVPVIQPPLMRLLTTKKERVIKMKPARQVSQTEKILFPIIGLLLTTFIVPSGLPLLGMLFFGNLLKESGKTTRLAKTAGSSLNDIVVMLLGLTVGCSTQASEFLTLNTIKIFALGALAFIIASASGILFVKLMNLFLPKDKKLNPLIGNAGVSAVPMSARISNNLGLEYDRHNFLLMHAMGPNVAGVIGSAVAAGALLGFLN; encoded by the coding sequence ATGGATTTCATCATACAAAACTTTCATGAGTTCCTGACCTATACGGGCTTTGCCAACGCCACGGCAGGAAATCTCATCATGATTTTAGTGGGAGCCATCTTCATCTGGCTCGCCATCAAGAAGGATTTCGAACCATTGCTTCTCGTACCTATCGGACTGGGCATCATCCTTGGCAACATCCCATTCCGTGCTGACGCAGGACTCGAAATCGGTCTTTACGAGGACAACTCCGTACTCAATATTTTCTATCAGGGAGTAAAACAGGGATGGTATCCGCCACTCGTCTTTTTGGGTATTGGAGCTATGACAGACTTCTCGGCACTCATCAGCAATCCGAAACTGATTCTTATCGGAGCCGCCGCCCAGTTTGGTATTTTCGGAGCATACATGATAGCCTTAGCTTTAGGTTTCGAGCCTAATCAGGCTGCAGGTATTGCCATCATTGGAGGAGCCGACGGACCTACCGCCATCTTCCTCTCCAGCAAGTTGAGTCCAAATCTGATGGGAGCCATTGCGGTTTGTGCCTACTCCTACATGGCGTTAGTGCCTGTGATTCAGCCACCTTTGATGCGACTTCTTACCACCAAGAAAGAGCGTGTCATCAAGATGAAACCAGCTCGCCAAGTAAGTCAGACCGAGAAGATACTCTTCCCTATCATCGGTTTATTGCTTACCACTTTTATCGTGCCAAGCGGTTTGCCACTACTCGGTATGCTTTTCTTCGGAAATCTCCTGAAAGAGAGTGGCAAGACAACAAGACTCGCCAAGACAGCTGGCAGCAGCCTGAACGACATCGTGGTGATGCTCCTCGGTCTGACAGTAGGATGTTCCACCCAGGCATCAGAATTTCTGACCCTCAATACCATCAAGATTTTCGCCCTTGGTGCCTTGGCATTCATTATAGCCTCAGCAAGCGGCATTCTCTTTGTGAAACTGATGAACCTGTTCTTGCCGAAAGACAAGAAACTGAATCCGCTGATCGGTAATGCTGGCGTGAGCGCTGTGCCAATGAGTGCCCGCATCTCCAACAATCTCGGTTTGGAATACGACCGCCACAACTTCCTGCTCATGCACGCTATGGGACCAAATGTGGCAGGTGTTATCGGTTCGGCAGTAGCAGCCGGCGCCTTGCTCGGCTTCCTGAATTAA
- the hisH gene encoding imidazole glycerol phosphate synthase subunit HisH, producing MDVAIVKYNAGNIYSVVNAMKRLGINPILTDDAEMLQKADRVLFPGQGQAKEAMEYLKAHHLDQVIRDLKQPVLGICVGQQLLCRHSEEGDVDCIGIFDVDVKRFQPQRHEDKVPAMGWNEIYDLKTDLYKGFGKSSEALLHPYSYFVHSYYVPLCEDTIATADYILPYSASLHKDNFYTCQFHPEKSGKVGEQILKNFLEI from the coding sequence ATGGATGTAGCAATCGTAAAATATAATGCCGGAAATATCTATTCCGTAGTCAACGCCATGAAGCGTTTGGGCATCAATCCTATTCTTACAGATGATGCTGAAATGCTTCAGAAGGCAGACCGTGTTCTTTTCCCTGGACAAGGCCAGGCTAAAGAAGCCATGGAATACCTCAAGGCACACCACCTCGACCAAGTCATCAGAGATTTAAAGCAACCAGTTCTGGGCATTTGCGTAGGACAGCAATTGTTGTGTCGCCATTCAGAAGAGGGCGATGTAGATTGCATCGGCATCTTTGATGTAGATGTTAAGAGATTCCAGCCTCAAAGACATGAAGATAAAGTGCCTGCGATGGGATGGAACGAGATTTACGACCTGAAGACGGATCTTTATAAAGGATTCGGGAAATCATCAGAGGCTTTACTTCATCCCTACTCCTATTTCGTACACAGTTATTATGTTCCGCTCTGCGAGGATACAATTGCTACAGCCGATTATATCCTCCCCTATAGTGCATCCTTACACAAGGACAACTTCTATACTTGCCAGTTCCACCCAGAGAAGAGCGGCAAGGTTGGCGAACAGATTTTGAAGAACTTCTTAGAAATATAA
- a CDS encoding OadG family protein gives MKKLGLILSIGFITSLPTWSQGAKSIRITEVMTNNRTSIVDEYGAHKSWVELSNSSFTTYNIRGMFLTTDRRVLDKKMSPEERRKLMCPLPNNEPRTTLAGKKSVIIYDRYIWHEDSEETCPDCFPKGRGHFRWLSEGTGPFQLKLGLVPLKKIADAFHEKNNWIALYDGNAVDLIDSISIPWLAADQSYALTSDFKTWKISKADEVTPGYLPLSTGLSKPQMLKKTDPHGYGIAILSMGIVFSCLALLFIFFWAFGAYMKHKQRIARATEKHANLLYKTGKKTLEVTSEISHKTNVILKDGLTTKGIDKEIYMAVISLALKEYLEDVHDIESGIITIKPKQTRWNAPNFNNK, from the coding sequence ATGAAGAAATTGGGACTTATATTAAGCATAGGGTTCATCACATCCTTGCCCACTTGGAGCCAAGGAGCCAAAAGCATCCGGATAACGGAGGTGATGACCAACAACCGTACAAGCATTGTGGATGAGTACGGTGCACATAAATCATGGGTGGAACTATCCAATTCCTCGTTTACAACCTACAACATTCGCGGTATGTTCCTGACTACCGACCGGAGAGTTCTCGACAAAAAGATGTCGCCCGAAGAACGGCGAAAGCTGATGTGCCCTCTGCCGAACAACGAGCCTCGCACAACCTTGGCTGGCAAGAAAAGTGTGATTATCTACGACCGGTATATCTGGCATGAAGATTCGGAAGAAACATGCCCAGACTGTTTTCCTAAGGGAAGAGGACACTTCAGATGGTTGAGCGAAGGTACAGGACCTTTCCAACTGAAACTCGGATTGGTTCCTCTCAAGAAAATCGCAGATGCATTCCATGAAAAAAACAACTGGATTGCTCTCTACGATGGTAATGCTGTAGATCTGATAGACTCTATCAGTATTCCGTGGTTGGCAGCAGACCAATCCTATGCTCTGACCAGCGATTTCAAGACTTGGAAGATTAGTAAAGCGGATGAAGTAACTCCCGGTTATTTGCCTCTGAGCACCGGGCTCAGCAAACCCCAGATGCTCAAGAAAACAGATCCTCACGGCTACGGTATTGCCATTCTCTCCATGGGCATCGTCTTCTCCTGCCTTGCCCTCCTCTTCATCTTCTTCTGGGCTTTCGGCGCTTACATGAAGCACAAACAGCGTATTGCACGTGCCACGGAGAAACATGCCAACCTATTGTATAAGACTGGTAAGAAAACCCTTGAAGTGACATCAGAAATCAGTCACAAAACCAACGTGATACTCAAGGATGGTTTGACAACTAAGGGTATTGACAAGGAAATCTATATGGCTGTCATTTCATTGGCGCTAAAAGAGTATCTGGAGGATGTACATGATATTGAATCCGGTATCATCACCATCAAACCAAAACAGACAAGATGGAATGCCCCGAATTTTAATAATAAGTGA
- a CDS encoding phosphoglycerate kinase has protein sequence MKIEDFNFAGHKAIVRVDFNVPLDENGNVTDDTRIRGALPTLKKVLADGGALIMMSHMGKPKGKVKPELSLSQIVKNVSDALGVEVKFAKDCGNADAEAAALKPGEALLLENLRFYPEEEGKPVGVEKGTPEFDAAKAEMKERQKKFAAKLASYADVYVMDAFGTAHRKHASTAVIADSFDKDHKMLGFLMEKEVKAVDAVLGNIKRPFTAIMGGSKVSTKIGIIENLLTKVDNLILCGGMTYTFSKALGGKIGMSICEDDKLDVALDVIKKAKENGVNLVLGTDSICGDDFKNDCNTQVCPSNNIPDGWEGMDAGPETRKAFAAAIKGAKTILWNGPAGVFEFDNFAGGSKAIADAIAEATKEGAFSLIGGGDSVACINKFGLADQVSYISTGGGALLEAIEGKVLPGVAAIEK, from the coding sequence ATGAAAATTGAAGATTTTAACTTTGCCGGTCACAAGGCAATCGTACGCGTTGATTTCAATGTGCCATTGGATGAGAATGGTAATGTAACTGACGACACTCGTATCCGTGGTGCCCTCCCTACTTTGAAGAAGGTACTCGCAGACGGTGGTGCTCTTATCATGATGAGCCACATGGGTAAGCCAAAGGGCAAAGTTAAACCAGAACTTTCTCTTTCTCAGATTGTAAAGAACGTTTCTGACGCTCTCGGTGTAGAGGTTAAGTTTGCTAAGGACTGCGGTAACGCTGATGCTGAGGCTGCTGCCTTGAAGCCAGGTGAGGCTCTCTTGCTCGAGAACCTTCGTTTCTACCCAGAAGAGGAAGGTAAGCCAGTTGGCGTAGAGAAGGGTACTCCTGAGTTCGACGCTGCTAAGGCTGAGATGAAGGAACGCCAGAAGAAGTTCGCTGCTAAGTTGGCTTCTTACGCTGATGTATATGTAATGGACGCATTCGGTACAGCACACCGCAAGCACGCTTCTACTGCAGTTATCGCTGACAGCTTCGATAAGGATCACAAGATGCTCGGCTTCTTGATGGAGAAGGAAGTAAAGGCTGTTGATGCAGTACTCGGCAACATCAAGCGCCCATTCACAGCTATCATGGGTGGTTCTAAGGTTTCTACTAAGATCGGTATCATCGAGAACTTGTTGACCAAGGTTGACAACCTCATTCTCTGCGGTGGTATGACTTATACATTCTCTAAGGCTCTCGGTGGCAAGATCGGTATGTCTATCTGCGAGGATGACAAGCTCGACGTTGCTCTCGATGTAATCAAGAAGGCTAAGGAGAACGGCGTAAACCTCGTACTCGGTACAGATTCTATCTGCGGTGACGATTTCAAGAACGACTGCAATACACAGGTTTGCCCATCTAACAACATCCCTGACGGTTGGGAGGGTATGGACGCAGGTCCTGAGACTCGCAAGGCTTTCGCTGCAGCTATCAAGGGTGCTAAGACTATCCTCTGGAACGGTCCTGCTGGTGTCTTCGAGTTCGACAACTTCGCTGGTGGTTCTAAGGCAATTGCTGACGCAATCGCTGAGGCTACTAAGGAGGGTGCATTCTCTCTCATCGGTGGTGGTGACTCTGTAGCTTGTATCAACAAGTTCGGCTTGGCTGATCAGGTTTCTTACATCTCTACTGGTGGTGGTGCTCTTCTCGAGGCTATCGAGGGTAAGGTATTGCCAGGTGTAGCTGCTATCGAGAAGTAA
- a CDS encoding SPOR domain-containing protein, with the protein MNELERHIEILLLSNDCVIVPDFGGFMAHHVDARYDGRDNMFLPPLRTVGFNPQLKMNDSLLAQSYVEAYDISYPEAIDRLANEVAEIRQRLENEGKYEINNIGTIYLNEDGNYTFEPCEAGILTPNYYGLGGFDMLPLSAQENEPTVTLEKTNSTNIAENIEINQEEKQAEPVVALQNATANSVFDVNDDDEKPSAEFILIKKSWLRNLAAACIAIIAFFAISTPLRTPNVQTSKIDTGMLTRIMPKELVTQNTHQTKLASKAENSEKVLKINPETNKDANDEANEKKIDQAELKSAKPYYGIVLASRVTKRNAANYVETLQAKGFKAAKVVITATNVKVVYGSYETEGQAYKALHDLRNNEVFADGWITKVTE; encoded by the coding sequence GTGAATGAACTAGAAAGACATATCGAAATCCTACTTCTGAGCAACGATTGCGTGATTGTCCCTGATTTTGGGGGCTTCATGGCTCACCACGTAGATGCACGTTATGATGGCAGAGACAACATGTTTTTGCCACCATTGAGAACCGTTGGCTTCAATCCACAGTTGAAGATGAACGATTCCCTTTTGGCGCAATCTTACGTAGAAGCATACGACATCAGTTACCCAGAAGCTATCGACCGCCTTGCCAACGAGGTGGCCGAAATCCGTCAGCGCCTGGAAAATGAAGGCAAGTATGAAATCAACAATATCGGTACTATATATCTCAACGAAGACGGCAATTATACTTTTGAGCCTTGCGAGGCTGGCATTCTGACCCCTAACTATTATGGTTTGGGCGGATTCGACATGCTTCCTCTCAGCGCCCAGGAAAATGAACCTACAGTTACGCTTGAGAAGACTAACAGCACCAATATTGCAGAAAATATAGAGATAAATCAAGAAGAAAAACAGGCAGAACCTGTTGTGGCATTACAGAATGCGACAGCAAATTCTGTATTTGACGTAAATGACGATGACGAAAAGCCATCTGCAGAGTTCATTCTTATCAAGAAGAGTTGGCTTCGCAATCTGGCTGCAGCCTGCATCGCCATCATAGCATTCTTCGCCATCTCTACTCCATTGAGAACTCCTAATGTGCAGACCAGCAAGATTGATACAGGCATGCTTACCCGTATCATGCCAAAGGAGTTAGTTACACAAAATACCCACCAAACGAAACTTGCTTCCAAGGCTGAAAACAGCGAGAAGGTATTGAAAATCAACCCAGAAACGAATAAGGACGCTAACGATGAGGCCAACGAGAAGAAAATCGACCAGGCTGAGCTCAAGAGCGCCAAACCATATTATGGAATCGTTTTGGCAAGCCGCGTAACCAAGCGTAATGCTGCCAACTATGTAGAGACGCTGCAAGCCAAGGGTTTCAAGGCTGCCAAGGTGGTTATTACCGCTACGAATGTGAAGGTAGTTTATGGCTCATACGAGACTGAAGGTCAGGCCTATAAGGCTCTCCATGATCTCCGTAATAATGAAGTTTTTGCGGATGGCTGGATTACCAAAGTTACTGAGTAA
- a CDS encoding putative transporter — protein sequence MDWIINLFTNTESVAHIALLYAIVIAIGVYLGKIKIGGISLGVTFVLFAGILAGHVGFTAPKDILTFIQDFGLILFVFMIGLQVGPGFFESFKKGGVTLNLLSTGAIFLNVCVMFACYYLFFDTSNPNNLPMMVGTLYGAVTNTPGLGAANEALLSVFPNGAPSIANGYACAYPLGVVGIIGATILIKYICKVNPQEEEEQLNMEDAANPHAKAHNMHLRVENAYIAGRTLREVSEFLNRDIVCSRLLHKGEVSIPNSKTTFEVGDELLVVCAEADAEAIKAFIGPEIDAEWDREKDEVQHFVSRRIIVTRPEMNGKTLGKMHFSSVYGVNVTRISRQGMDIFAGRNHHFHVGDKILVVGPEENVNRVAEMMGNSVKRLDAPNIATIFVGIMVGIIFGSLPFAVPGMPVPLKLGIAGGPLIIAILIGRFGYHFKLVTYTTTSANMMLREIGLVLFLASVGIKAGAGFWDTVVQGDGLKYVGCGFLITVIPILIIGTIARLKYKFNYFTIMGMLAGTYTDPPALAYANASCSKEAPAVGYSTVYPLSMFLRIFSAQIVVLFFCG from the coding sequence ATGGATTGGATTATTAATCTATTTACCAATACGGAATCCGTGGCTCACATCGCCCTACTCTATGCGATTGTCATTGCCATCGGCGTGTATCTCGGTAAAATCAAAATCGGAGGTATCTCTTTAGGTGTTACCTTCGTTCTCTTCGCTGGTATTCTCGCAGGTCATGTGGGATTCACAGCACCAAAGGATATCCTGACTTTCATACAAGACTTCGGATTGATTCTCTTTGTCTTCATGATTGGTCTTCAGGTAGGTCCTGGTTTCTTCGAGAGTTTCAAGAAAGGCGGTGTCACCCTCAACTTGCTCTCTACAGGAGCCATTTTCCTCAACGTATGCGTGATGTTTGCATGCTACTACTTGTTCTTTGACACAAGCAACCCTAACAACCTTCCGATGATGGTAGGTACGCTCTATGGTGCTGTAACCAATACCCCAGGTCTTGGTGCTGCCAACGAAGCGTTGCTCAGCGTATTCCCTAATGGTGCGCCAAGTATTGCCAATGGTTATGCTTGCGCCTACCCTCTTGGTGTGGTTGGCATCATTGGTGCTACCATTCTGATCAAGTATATCTGCAAGGTAAACCCTCAAGAGGAGGAAGAACAGTTGAACATGGAAGATGCAGCCAACCCACATGCCAAGGCACACAACATGCACTTGCGTGTGGAGAATGCTTATATCGCAGGTCGCACATTACGTGAAGTATCAGAATTTTTGAACCGCGACATTGTATGCTCACGTCTCTTGCACAAGGGCGAGGTGAGCATCCCAAATAGTAAGACAACCTTTGAGGTAGGCGACGAACTCCTCGTAGTTTGTGCTGAGGCTGATGCAGAAGCAATCAAGGCATTCATCGGCCCTGAGATTGATGCAGAATGGGACCGCGAGAAGGATGAGGTTCAGCACTTTGTTTCCCGCCGCATTATCGTTACCCGTCCAGAAATGAACGGTAAGACCCTCGGTAAGATGCACTTCTCCAGCGTATATGGCGTGAACGTAACCCGTATCTCCCGTCAGGGAATGGACATCTTTGCTGGCCGCAACCACCACTTCCACGTAGGTGACAAGATTTTGGTAGTAGGTCCTGAAGAGAATGTAAACCGTGTGGCAGAAATGATGGGTAACTCCGTGAAGCGTCTGGATGCACCTAACATCGCAACCATCTTCGTAGGTATCATGGTAGGTATCATCTTCGGTAGCCTCCCATTTGCAGTACCAGGAATGCCAGTTCCTCTGAAATTAGGTATCGCGGGTGGTCCGCTGATCATCGCTATTTTGATCGGCCGATTCGGTTATCACTTCAAACTGGTGACTTATACGACCACATCTGCCAACATGATGCTACGAGAAATCGGACTGGTATTGTTCCTGGCAAGTGTGGGAATCAAGGCTGGAGCAGGATTCTGGGATACAGTAGTACAGGGAGACGGACTGAAATACGTAGGTTGCGGTTTCCTCATCACAGTCATCCCTATCCTGATAATCGGAACCATCGCCCGTCTGAAGTATAAGTTCAACTACTTCACCATCATGGGTATGCTTGCAGGTACCTATACCGACCCACCAGCATTAGCTTATGCAAATGCTTCATGCTCGAAAGAGGCTCCTGCAGTAGGCTATTCTACAGTTTATCCGTTGAGTATGTTCCTCAGAATTTTCTCGGCACAGATTGTTGTTTTGTTCTTCTGCGGATAA
- the hisA gene encoding 1-(5-phosphoribosyl)-5-[(5-phosphoribosylamino)methylideneamino]imidazole-4-carboxamide isomerase yields MIELIPAIDLINGQCVRLTKGDYDQKKVYNDNPAEVAKHFESLGFNRLHVVDLDGAKSKHIVNDAVLKAITTSTSLVVDFGGGIKTEEDIEKAFAAGASMVTVGSIAVTNPELFMQWMEKYGAEKLILGADVRNGKISINGWKEDSSEDLLPFLKQYIDKGVKNVLCTEISKDGTLQGPAIELYKKVMAAYPNLHLIASGGVSCNEDIKALEAAGIPAVVFGKAFYEGKIKVEELGL; encoded by the coding sequence ATGATAGAATTAATTCCTGCCATCGACTTGATCAACGGGCAATGCGTACGTCTTACGAAAGGCGATTACGACCAGAAGAAGGTCTATAATGATAATCCTGCTGAAGTAGCCAAGCACTTCGAGAGTCTGGGCTTCAATCGACTGCATGTGGTTGACCTTGATGGTGCCAAGTCTAAGCATATCGTTAATGATGCCGTACTCAAGGCTATTACGACGAGTACTTCCCTTGTGGTTGATTTCGGTGGTGGAATCAAAACCGAGGAGGATATTGAGAAGGCATTTGCAGCAGGTGCTTCGATGGTTACCGTGGGCAGCATCGCCGTAACCAATCCGGAGCTTTTCATGCAATGGATGGAGAAATATGGTGCAGAGAAGCTGATTCTGGGTGCAGACGTGAGAAACGGCAAGATTTCTATCAATGGTTGGAAGGAGGATTCCTCAGAAGACCTCCTGCCTTTCCTGAAACAATATATTGATAAGGGTGTAAAGAATGTGCTCTGCACAGAAATCAGTAAGGATGGAACGTTGCAGGGACCTGCCATAGAACTATATAAAAAGGTAATGGCAGCCTACCCTAACCTTCATCTGATTGCTTCGGGCGGCGTAAGTTGCAACGAAGATATCAAGGCTCTGGAAGCAGCAGGAATTCCTGCTGTCGTTTTCGGCAAGGCTTTCTATGAGGGCAAAATCAAAGTTGAAGAATTGGGACTATAG
- a CDS encoding acetyl-CoA carboxylase biotin carboxyl carrier protein subunit — protein MTKYQYTVKGVDYEVEIQDIEGNIANVTVNGIPFEVEMKQPVKAGKQKVKLSEERRAEGSKERRVKSEESNSSSASAASTSSAPTAAAGKPVVAPLPGTINEIKVKVGDKVNAGDTVVILEAMKMQNNIEAETSGTITSINVNKGDAVMEGDTLVTIK, from the coding sequence ATGACAAAGTATCAATATACTGTCAAGGGTGTCGATTACGAAGTCGAAATCCAAGACATCGAAGGCAATATCGCTAACGTGACCGTGAATGGAATCCCATTCGAAGTGGAAATGAAGCAACCTGTAAAAGCCGGTAAGCAGAAAGTGAAATTAAGTGAAGAAAGAAGAGCAGAAGGAAGTAAAGAACGAAGAGTGAAGAGTGAAGAATCCAATAGTTCTTCTGCCTCTGCAGCAAGTACAAGTTCGGCACCAACGGCAGCAGCCGGTAAGCCTGTGGTAGCCCCTCTGCCTGGTACGATTAACGAAATCAAGGTGAAGGTAGGCGACAAGGTGAATGCTGGAGATACGGTTGTCATCCTTGAAGCCATGAAGATGCAGAATAATATCGAGGCTGAAACTTCCGGAACCATCACAAGTATCAACGTGAACAAGGGCGATGCCGTGATGGAAGGCGATACGTTAGTAACCATTAAATAG
- the hisF gene encoding imidazole glycerol phosphate synthase subunit HisF, giving the protein MVEQRINKGLAKRIVPCLDVKNGETVKGTNFVNLRSAGDPVELGKAYSDAGADELVFLDITASFEERKTFTDMVTRVAAEINIPFTVGGGINELKDVDRLLNAGADKVSINSAAIRRPELINEITSHYGSQVCVCAIDARLDEDGWHCYVKGGRERVELGLFDWAKEVADRGAGEILFTSMDHDGVKQGFANEALARLADEVSIPIIASGGAGNMEHFRDAFTLGKADAALAASVFHFGEIAIPDLKKYLREEGINVRI; this is encoded by the coding sequence ATGGTAGAACAAAGAATAAATAAAGGTTTGGCAAAGCGAATCGTCCCTTGCCTCGACGTCAAAAACGGCGAGACTGTGAAGGGCACCAATTTCGTGAACCTCCGCAGCGCTGGCGACCCGGTAGAACTGGGCAAAGCCTATAGCGATGCAGGAGCCGACGAACTGGTATTCCTTGACATAACAGCAAGTTTCGAGGAGCGCAAAACCTTCACAGATATGGTGACTCGCGTAGCTGCCGAAATCAACATTCCATTTACCGTAGGTGGAGGAATCAACGAACTCAAAGACGTGGATCGCCTGCTTAATGCCGGCGCAGACAAGGTCAGCATCAATAGTGCTGCCATCCGCCGTCCGGAACTCATCAACGAGATTACAAGTCACTATGGCTCACAGGTTTGCGTTTGCGCTATCGACGCCCGTCTCGATGAAGATGGTTGGCATTGCTATGTTAAAGGAGGCAGAGAACGTGTAGAATTGGGCTTGTTTGACTGGGCAAAGGAAGTTGCCGACAGAGGAGCAGGTGAAATTCTGTTTACTAGCATGGATCATGACGGAGTGAAACAGGGATTTGCCAATGAAGCGCTTGCCAGACTGGCTGATGAGGTAAGCATTCCTATCATCGCCTCGGGAGGTGCCGGCAATATGGAGCATTTCCGTGATGCCTTCACTTTGGGAAAAGCTGATGCCGCTCTCGCCGCAAGCGTATTCCACTTTGGCGAGATTGCCATTCCTGATCTCAAGAAATACCTCAGAGAAGAAGGAATTAACGTCAGAATCTAA
- a CDS encoding DUF4738 domain-containing protein — protein sequence MNSKITDIQGVLYLIKRHSLMMALLCGLSVAASCGKKASPNSTPKEDTRAKELLQGIWLNEDDEDVAFRVKGDTIYYPDSTSQPVYFCIYGDTLIMKGARDVKYPILKQAAHLFEFKSPSGDVIKLTKTSDKTYLKAFQQEKTIALNQNQLIKRDTIVSHGENRYHLYVQVNPTTYKVFKSSMNDDGVQVDNVYFDNIINLNVFHGANKLFSHDFKKKDFGKKVPESFLEQAVLSDLLFERIDEKGIHYLAVLAMPDSSLSYQVKIVVSYQGKLEILSV from the coding sequence ATGAACAGCAAAATTACAGATATTCAAGGAGTGCTTTATCTGATCAAGAGGCATTCTTTGATGATGGCATTGCTATGTGGACTCTCTGTTGCTGCCAGTTGTGGCAAGAAGGCCAGTCCGAATTCTACCCCTAAGGAAGATACTCGCGCTAAGGAATTGTTGCAGGGCATCTGGCTTAATGAGGACGATGAGGATGTGGCTTTCAGAGTAAAGGGAGATACGATTTATTATCCTGATTCGACGAGCCAACCCGTATATTTCTGCATTTATGGCGATACTTTGATCATGAAAGGTGCCCGAGATGTGAAATATCCTATCCTGAAACAGGCGGCTCACTTATTCGAGTTCAAGAGTCCAAGTGGTGATGTAATCAAGTTGACCAAGACTTCTGATAAAACTTACCTGAAGGCTTTCCAGCAGGAGAAAACCATAGCGCTCAATCAGAATCAGCTTATCAAGCGTGATACGATTGTTTCGCATGGGGAGAACAGATACCATCTGTATGTTCAGGTGAATCCTACTACTTACAAGGTGTTTAAGAGTTCGATGAACGATGATGGAGTGCAGGTGGATAATGTCTATTTCGACAATATTATCAATCTCAACGTGTTCCATGGTGCCAACAAACTTTTCTCTCATGATTTCAAAAAGAAAGATTTTGGGAAAAAGGTGCCTGAATCTTTCTTGGAACAGGCTGTGTTGAGTGACCTGCTCTTTGAGAGGATAGACGAAAAGGGGATTCATTACCTGGCTGTCTTGGCCATGCCTGACAGTTCGCTGAGTTATCAGGTTAAAATCGTGGTTTCTTATCAGGGAAAACTGGAAATTCTTTCTGTTTAA
- a CDS encoding FHA domain-containing protein: MKRVRCPKCDNYITFDEKKYEAGQSLVFVCPNCNKQFGIRMGVSKLRETRKEEVLDENANEKGFGSIVVIENVFAYKQVIPLQMGDNIIGRYMKNSGINCPIETVDPSVDMNHCVINVSRDKKGRLKYVLRDGPSYTGTFVDNEILGDKERRVIEDGTLFTIGATSIILRTADSQED, from the coding sequence ATGAAAAGAGTTCGCTGTCCTAAGTGTGACAACTACATTACTTTTGATGAGAAGAAATACGAGGCTGGTCAGAGTCTCGTATTTGTGTGTCCTAACTGCAATAAGCAATTTGGCATTCGCATGGGTGTTTCCAAACTTCGCGAGACCCGCAAGGAGGAAGTTCTTGACGAAAATGCCAACGAAAAGGGATTCGGCTCCATCGTTGTCATAGAGAATGTATTTGCCTACAAGCAGGTGATTCCTCTCCAGATGGGCGATAACATCATCGGACGCTATATGAAGAACAGCGGAATCAACTGCCCTATCGAGACGGTTGACCCAAGTGTTGACATGAACCATTGTGTCATCAATGTGAGTCGCGACAAGAAGGGACGCCTCAAGTATGTGCTCCGTGACGGTCCGAGCTACACAGGTACCTTTGTAGATAATGAAATCTTGGGAGACAAGGAACGTCGTGTTATCGAAGACGGTACATTATTTACTATTGGTGCAACTTCCATCATTCTTCGTACCGCAGATTCACAAGAAGACTAA